One segment of Pyrococcus sp. ST04 DNA contains the following:
- the acdAII gene encoding acetate--CoA ligase I subunit alpha: MLDYFFNPKGIAVIGASNDPKKLGYEVFKNLKEYKGGKVYPVNVKENEVQGVKAYKSVKDIPGEVDLAIIVVPKKFVKDTLIQCGEKGVKGVVIITAGFGETGEEGKREERELVEIAHRYGMRIIGPNCVGIMNTHANLNATFITVAKKGSVAFISQSGALGAGIVYKTIKEDIGFSKFISVGNMADLDFAELMEYLADTEEDRAIALYIEGIKNGRKFMEVAKKVTKKKPVIALKAGKSESGARAASSHTGSLAGSWKIYEAAFKQSGVLVANTIDEMLSMARAFTQPLPKGNRVAIMTNAGGPGVLTADELDRRGLKLANLEEKTIEELRSFLPPMAAVKNPVDMIASARGEDYYRTAKLLLQDPNVDILVAICVVPTFAGMTLTEHAEGIIKAVKEVNNGKPVLAMFMAGYVSEKAKELLEKNGIPTYERPEDVASAAYALVQQARNVGKLEVE; this comes from the coding sequence ATGCTCGACTACTTCTTTAATCCTAAAGGAATAGCGGTCATTGGAGCTTCTAACGATCCAAAAAAGCTTGGATATGAAGTTTTCAAGAATTTAAAGGAATACAAGGGTGGAAAAGTTTATCCAGTAAATGTTAAGGAGAACGAAGTTCAGGGAGTTAAAGCGTACAAGAGCGTAAAGGACATTCCAGGGGAGGTCGATCTCGCAATTATAGTTGTCCCAAAGAAGTTCGTCAAGGACACCTTAATTCAATGCGGTGAGAAGGGAGTTAAGGGCGTTGTAATAATAACTGCTGGATTTGGAGAAACCGGAGAAGAGGGCAAGAGAGAAGAGAGGGAGCTCGTTGAAATTGCCCACAGATATGGAATGAGGATAATCGGACCAAACTGTGTGGGTATAATGAACACCCATGCCAACCTGAATGCGACGTTCATAACGGTAGCAAAGAAGGGAAGCGTTGCCTTCATAAGCCAGAGCGGTGCTCTTGGGGCTGGAATAGTGTACAAAACAATTAAAGAAGACATAGGGTTCTCAAAGTTCATAAGCGTTGGGAACATGGCAGACCTAGACTTCGCTGAACTCATGGAATACCTGGCAGATACCGAGGAGGACAGGGCAATAGCCCTCTACATCGAAGGAATAAAGAACGGGAGGAAGTTCATGGAAGTTGCTAAGAAGGTTACAAAGAAGAAACCCGTGATAGCTCTAAAGGCTGGAAAGAGTGAAAGCGGAGCAAGAGCCGCTTCAAGCCATACAGGTTCCCTCGCTGGTAGTTGGAAGATATATGAGGCGGCATTCAAGCAAAGTGGAGTTTTGGTAGCTAACACGATAGACGAAATGCTTAGCATGGCAAGGGCCTTTACACAACCGCTACCCAAGGGGAATAGAGTTGCAATAATGACAAACGCGGGAGGTCCAGGAGTGCTAACTGCTGATGAGCTGGATAGGAGAGGTCTCAAGCTTGCTAACCTTGAAGAGAAAACAATTGAAGAGCTCCGCTCGTTCTTACCTCCAATGGCGGCAGTTAAGAACCCCGTGGACATGATAGCTTCCGCGAGGGGAGAGGATTATTATAGAACAGCAAAGCTCCTTCTACAGGATCCAAACGTGGATATATTGGTAGCTATATGTGTTGTCCCAACATTCGCAGGGATGACCCTAACTGAGCATGCGGAGGGAATAATAAAGGCCGTAAAGGAAGTAAATAATGGGAAACCAGTTCTAGCAATGTTTATGGCGGGCTACGTTAGTGAGAAGGCCAAAGAGCTCCTGGAGAAGAATGGCATCCCAACATATGAGAGGCCTGAGGATGTTGCTTCTGCAGCTTATGCCCTTGTACAGCAGGCTAGAAATGTTGGAAAGTTGGAGGTGGAATGA
- the iorA gene encoding indolepyruvate ferredoxin oxidoreductase subunit alpha, whose translation MVKVTDIVLWDKPGEKVLLLGNQAIVRGALEGNIAVFAAYPGTPSSEVTDTMAAVAKRAGVYMEYSTNEKVAFETALSASWAGLRAMTAMKHVGLNVAMDSFMTVSYMGVNGGLIVMVADDPSMWSSQNEQDTRAIAKFANIPVLEPSSVQEAKDMVKYGFEISEKYGQMVILRTTTRSSHMRGDVVLGELPEEIKQGKRKFGEFKKNPERYVDIPAFQRPKHAWLLETIEKYRKEFENSPFNWIEGKEDAKVGIIAPGLSYAYVKEALAWLEVKDVKILKLGTPFPVPYGLLEKFFEGLEKVLIVEELEPVVEEQVKLWAYENDIRIPIHGKDLVPRVFEMTTRRAVEAIAKFLNLELPINFEEIDEKYKKVQEIVPPRPPSLCPACPHRNTFFAIRKAASPRAIFPSDIGCYTLGVLPPLKTVDTTIAMGGSIGVAHGLSIALNGSVAEEQRKTGKEKKIIVATIGDSTFFHTGLPALANAIYNRSNVLIVVMDNLVTAMTGDQPNPGTGETPHGEGRRIPIEEVAAAMGADFVAVVDPYDIKATYETIKKALEVEGVSVVVARRACALYRIGQLRREGKQWPIYQVNEDKCTGCKICINAYGCPAIYWDPEKKKAKVDPLMCWGCGGCAQVCPFDAFEKVREGEL comes from the coding sequence ATGGTTAAGGTTACGGATATAGTTTTATGGGACAAGCCAGGAGAGAAAGTTCTTCTCCTGGGCAACCAGGCCATAGTTAGGGGTGCCCTTGAAGGCAATATAGCGGTGTTTGCAGCATACCCTGGCACTCCAAGTTCTGAGGTTACGGATACAATGGCAGCTGTCGCTAAAAGGGCCGGAGTATATATGGAGTATTCAACCAACGAGAAGGTCGCGTTTGAGACCGCTTTAAGTGCTTCATGGGCTGGGCTTAGGGCAATGACGGCAATGAAGCACGTTGGATTAAATGTTGCAATGGACAGCTTCATGACTGTAAGCTACATGGGAGTTAATGGTGGCCTTATAGTAATGGTTGCCGACGATCCAAGCATGTGGAGTAGTCAGAACGAGCAAGATACAAGGGCAATAGCAAAATTTGCAAACATACCAGTTTTAGAGCCTTCAAGTGTCCAAGAAGCAAAAGATATGGTGAAATATGGATTTGAAATTAGCGAAAAGTATGGGCAGATGGTTATTTTAAGGACAACTACAAGGAGCTCCCACATGAGAGGAGATGTTGTGCTTGGAGAACTTCCGGAGGAGATAAAGCAAGGTAAGAGGAAATTTGGAGAATTTAAGAAGAATCCCGAGAGATACGTTGATATTCCTGCTTTTCAGAGGCCAAAGCATGCCTGGCTCCTAGAGACAATAGAGAAGTACAGGAAGGAGTTTGAAAACTCACCCTTCAACTGGATAGAAGGTAAAGAGGACGCAAAGGTTGGGATAATTGCTCCAGGTTTGAGCTATGCTTACGTCAAAGAGGCTTTGGCCTGGCTTGAAGTCAAGGATGTAAAGATACTCAAGCTTGGAACACCATTCCCTGTTCCCTATGGGTTGCTTGAAAAGTTCTTTGAGGGTCTCGAGAAGGTTCTGATAGTTGAAGAGCTTGAACCTGTTGTTGAAGAACAGGTCAAACTCTGGGCATACGAGAACGACATAAGGATTCCAATTCACGGAAAAGACCTCGTTCCAAGGGTATTCGAAATGACAACTAGAAGGGCCGTTGAAGCAATAGCTAAGTTCCTCAACCTAGAACTCCCGATAAACTTTGAGGAGATTGATGAAAAGTACAAGAAGGTTCAGGAAATAGTTCCACCTAGACCCCCATCATTGTGTCCAGCATGTCCACACAGGAATACGTTCTTCGCTATAAGAAAGGCCGCATCACCCAGGGCAATATTCCCAAGTGATATAGGTTGTTATACCCTTGGAGTCCTCCCACCGCTTAAAACCGTCGACACTACGATAGCAATGGGCGGTTCAATTGGAGTAGCTCATGGGCTTAGCATAGCTCTGAATGGTTCTGTGGCAGAGGAGCAAAGGAAGACTGGTAAGGAGAAGAAGATAATTGTCGCGACTATAGGTGACTCAACATTCTTCCATACGGGACTTCCAGCCCTTGCTAATGCCATATACAACAGGTCAAACGTCCTAATCGTTGTAATGGATAACCTAGTCACGGCAATGACGGGAGACCAGCCAAATCCGGGAACAGGCGAGACGCCACATGGGGAGGGTAGGAGGATACCAATAGAAGAAGTGGCAGCAGCAATGGGTGCTGACTTCGTTGCGGTTGTCGATCCCTACGATATAAAGGCCACATATGAGACGATAAAGAAGGCCTTGGAAGTTGAGGGAGTGAGCGTAGTTGTTGCGAGAAGAGCATGTGCCCTTTACAGGATAGGACAACTCAGAAGGGAAGGCAAACAGTGGCCAATCTACCAAGTTAATGAGGACAAGTGTACCGGATGTAAGATATGTATCAATGCTTACGGGTGTCCAGCAATATACTGGGATCCTGAGAAAAAGAAGGCAAAGGTCGATCCACTCATGTGTTGGGGATGCGGAGGATGTGCTCAAGTGTGTCCATTTGATGCCTTTGAGAAGGTTAGGGAGGGAGAGCTATGA
- a CDS encoding indolepyruvate oxidoreductase subunit beta encodes MRVKEYNIVITGVGGQGILTAANLLGWAALKAGYKVRVGEVHGMSQRFGSVIAYVRFGEDVYGAMVPEGKADVILSFEPVEALRYINYLKKGGLVFTNARPIPPVQVSMGIATYPSLEEIKRIVEEEFQGKFLAFDAEKLAIEAGHVITTNVVLIGALTQTPGFPLSPEHVKEVIRLSVPPKAVEVNMKAFDLGVKAAKEMLGL; translated from the coding sequence ATGAGGGTAAAGGAGTACAATATAGTCATTACTGGAGTTGGTGGCCAGGGAATCCTCACAGCCGCAAACCTGCTTGGATGGGCTGCGCTTAAGGCCGGTTATAAGGTTAGGGTTGGAGAGGTTCACGGAATGAGCCAGAGGTTTGGTTCGGTAATAGCTTACGTTCGCTTTGGCGAGGACGTTTACGGTGCCATGGTTCCAGAGGGAAAAGCAGATGTAATTCTAAGCTTTGAGCCCGTTGAGGCCTTGAGATATATAAACTACCTAAAGAAGGGAGGGTTAGTATTCACTAATGCTAGACCAATCCCCCCTGTCCAAGTTTCTATGGGAATAGCAACGTATCCCAGCTTGGAAGAAATAAAGAGAATCGTCGAGGAAGAGTTCCAGGGGAAGTTTTTGGCTTTTGATGCTGAGAAGCTGGCTATTGAGGCCGGTCATGTCATAACAACGAATGTAGTTCTAATAGGAGCACTTACCCAGACGCCAGGATTCCCACTATCCCCTGAGCATGTAAAAGAAGTCATAAGGCTGAGTGTTCCTCCCAAAGCCGTTGAAGTTAATATGAAGGCCTTTGACCTAGGAGTTAAGGCTGCTAAGGAGATGCTTGGCCTTTAG
- a CDS encoding sodium:proton antiporter, which translates to MIELTFAESLFLILFIGVLSMIISRRTGISYIPLFILAGILIGPVLKLIPRDLAHSIFDFVRVFGLVIILFTEGHNLSWKILQRNFKTIAVLDTVGLLITAIIAGLFFELVFHAPFLLGFLFGAIIGATDPATLIPLFRQYRVKQDIETVIVTESIFNDPLGIVLTLIAIAMLIPNASGGIFSSLSRSIGLYGGGVVYFLYNVATSIGIGLALGTIGYWFIKRTKIFDFPEIEAFSLSLAFLGFFIGERLQASGYLVATVTGIILGNYKVLLRKNEDVRTLKRIQKAIEKEVHFNETLASLATIFIFVVLGAELNLGIIANNLSKGILVALGVMLIARPIATLPIIKWWTPREYLFIALEGPRGVVPSALASLPLSLAMKYNSQVLTVEWGEIIMAAVVITVLVSVIVETLWLPFLKDKLNVGETVKERVERREREKKKRKRSKGQASP; encoded by the coding sequence ATGATAGAGCTAACGTTCGCTGAATCCTTATTTCTGATATTGTTTATAGGCGTGCTCTCCATGATAATAAGTAGAAGAACCGGAATCTCCTATATCCCGCTTTTCATATTGGCTGGAATTTTAATTGGGCCTGTTTTAAAGCTTATCCCGAGGGATTTGGCTCACAGCATATTTGACTTCGTTAGGGTTTTTGGGCTTGTTATAATACTGTTCACAGAGGGGCACAACCTTAGTTGGAAGATCCTTCAGAGAAACTTCAAAACCATAGCCGTTCTAGATACGGTAGGATTGTTGATAACTGCCATTATAGCAGGATTATTCTTTGAGCTTGTGTTCCATGCCCCGTTTCTTCTCGGGTTTCTATTTGGGGCAATAATAGGAGCCACAGACCCGGCAACGTTAATTCCGCTATTCAGGCAGTATAGGGTCAAGCAGGATATAGAGACAGTAATAGTTACAGAATCGATTTTCAACGACCCTTTGGGCATAGTTCTAACGTTGATAGCCATTGCAATGCTCATTCCCAATGCCAGTGGAGGCATATTCTCCAGCCTTTCAAGATCCATCGGCCTCTATGGTGGGGGAGTTGTGTACTTTTTGTATAATGTTGCAACGTCCATAGGTATCGGTCTTGCTCTAGGCACCATTGGTTACTGGTTTATTAAAAGGACTAAAATCTTTGATTTCCCCGAAATAGAGGCCTTCTCGCTATCACTAGCTTTTCTCGGCTTTTTTATTGGAGAGAGGCTTCAGGCCTCTGGGTATTTGGTTGCAACAGTTACGGGAATTATCCTTGGAAATTACAAAGTTTTGCTGAGGAAGAATGAGGACGTGAGGACACTAAAAAGGATTCAGAAGGCAATAGAAAAGGAAGTACATTTCAACGAAACGCTTGCCTCTCTCGCGACGATATTCATATTCGTTGTTCTTGGGGCTGAGCTGAATCTGGGAATAATAGCCAACAATCTCTCTAAGGGTATTTTAGTTGCCCTTGGTGTCATGCTGATAGCTAGGCCAATAGCCACGCTCCCGATAATAAAGTGGTGGACTCCTAGGGAATATTTATTCATAGCTCTTGAAGGACCCAGGGGCGTTGTTCCTTCCGCCCTTGCCTCCCTTCCGCTGAGCCTTGCGATGAAGTATAACAGCCAAGTGCTTACGGTGGAGTGGGGAGAAATAATAATGGCCGCTGTTGTTATTACCGTGCTAGTCTCGGTCATTGTTGAAACTCTCTGGCTACCTTTCCTCAAGGATAAACTAAACGTTGGTGAAACGGTGAAGGAGAGGGTTGAGAGAAGAGAAAGAGAGAAAAAGAAAAGGAAAAGATCTAAAGGCCAAGCATCTCCTTAG
- a CDS encoding Tfx family DNA-binding protein, with product MRTFLTEQQIKVLMLRAKGLKQSEIAEILGTSRANISILEKRALEKIERARNTILLWEQINSKVKVEVRAGEDIFAIPEKLFKEADKVGVKVPYSTAEIIAFLVEHAPVQDRLAKRDFTVFLDSKNRLRVSECILEDLEVGEDDRANVR from the coding sequence ATGAGGACGTTCCTAACGGAGCAACAGATTAAGGTTCTAATGTTGAGGGCTAAGGGGCTGAAACAGAGCGAAATAGCTGAGATTCTTGGAACTAGCAGGGCAAATATAAGTATACTTGAGAAGAGGGCTCTTGAAAAAATAGAAAGGGCAAGAAACACGATTCTCCTCTGGGAGCAGATAAATTCGAAGGTTAAGGTTGAGGTAAGGGCTGGTGAGGACATATTTGCGATACCTGAAAAACTTTTTAAGGAAGCTGACAAAGTTGGGGTGAAGGTTCCGTACAGCACGGCTGAAATAATCGCCTTCCTTGTGGAACATGCCCCAGTTCAAGACAGACTTGCCAAGAGGGACTTCACGGTGTTCCTTGACTCCAAGAATAGGCTGAGAGTTAGCGAATGCATACTCGAAGATCTGGAAGTGGGGGAAGATGATAGAGCTAACGTTCGCTGA
- a CDS encoding DUF4139 domain-containing protein produces MNKLKKKILSGIFIALFLIAAVVVHQTRATGEGGVLVLYDSARIGVVEKSITLNLKKGFNEIPLEDINGLRIEEVTLEPMSDKVTVLGIISRSYPSEGALKANIGETISVKLKNGETITGKFLGYKDGRIAVQGESYYLIEPEEVTYIKLNNLGREGKAETYAVIKADEEGEYKFRLIYRVSSIGWSSRYKLYLAGNNAVLYGYILIDNPTNKTFEDFKLMLVSGDVNFYAPPQAVIKQIYSYAERTTPEFQQPQKIEAFYLYDIGTATINAFEKVMIPYVAQKTSFEREYLYESYPYAKASDVYEVISFKTEKVLPAGTVEIYKEVKGERILIGEQRIEHTAKGDTLRLKLGKDVDLKGKTEILEQRREDNSIYYKVRITIENFGNETRDVIIRHYKWNGKILSSSEKPIKETAQYVEFKVSVRPGEEKTVVFEYRI; encoded by the coding sequence GTGAATAAATTGAAAAAGAAGATTCTTAGTGGGATTTTTATAGCCCTTTTTCTTATTGCAGCAGTTGTTGTTCACCAGACAAGGGCAACTGGAGAGGGAGGAGTGCTTGTACTGTACGATTCTGCACGCATTGGCGTTGTTGAGAAGAGCATAACCCTGAACCTTAAGAAGGGATTTAACGAAATTCCGTTGGAGGATATCAATGGGTTAAGGATTGAAGAAGTCACCCTTGAACCCATGAGCGACAAAGTTACGGTTCTCGGGATAATCTCACGCTCATATCCAAGTGAAGGAGCCCTTAAAGCGAACATTGGAGAAACTATAAGCGTAAAGCTGAAGAACGGTGAAACGATAACTGGAAAGTTTCTTGGATATAAAGATGGGAGAATAGCAGTTCAAGGAGAGTCATACTATCTCATTGAACCGGAAGAAGTCACTTATATCAAGCTCAACAATCTAGGGAGAGAAGGAAAGGCGGAGACGTATGCTGTAATAAAGGCAGATGAGGAAGGTGAGTATAAGTTCAGGTTGATCTACAGGGTTTCCTCAATAGGCTGGAGCTCGAGATACAAGTTATACTTAGCAGGCAACAACGCTGTCCTTTATGGTTACATCCTCATCGACAATCCTACCAATAAAACGTTTGAAGATTTCAAGCTCATGCTAGTTTCAGGGGATGTAAACTTTTACGCTCCTCCTCAGGCAGTTATTAAGCAGATTTACTCCTATGCAGAGAGAACAACCCCAGAGTTCCAGCAACCTCAAAAAATTGAGGCGTTTTATCTTTATGACATCGGTACAGCTACAATAAACGCCTTTGAGAAGGTTATGATTCCCTACGTAGCTCAAAAAACTTCTTTTGAAAGGGAATATCTATACGAAAGCTATCCTTACGCCAAGGCCAGTGACGTGTATGAAGTCATATCCTTCAAAACCGAAAAGGTTCTTCCGGCAGGAACCGTCGAGATTTACAAGGAGGTTAAAGGAGAGAGGATTCTAATTGGGGAGCAGAGGATTGAACACACAGCCAAAGGAGACACTTTAAGGCTCAAACTTGGAAAAGATGTTGATTTAAAGGGAAAAACTGAGATTCTAGAGCAGAGAAGAGAAGACAATTCTATTTACTACAAGGTGAGGATTACGATAGAGAACTTTGGAAACGAGACAAGAGATGTAATCATTAGACATTACAAGTGGAACGGAAAAATACTGAGCTCGAGTGAAAAACCTATTAAAGAAACAGCCCAGTATGTCGAGTTTAAGGTGTCCGTAAGGCCAGGAGAAGAGAAGACGGTGGTGTTTGAGTACAGGATCTGA
- the snatA gene encoding neutral amino acid NAAT transporter SnatA — MEALKSFLLMYAGLFAITNPIGAVPVFMGVVSHLPLYKRHEVARKVSITVLVTLVVFALVGQWIFRFFGSSVDAFAIAGGILLFRMGMEMLSGRLSSVKIDEEDVTLEEVAVIPLAIPLISGPGAITTVMLYMTKENPGLVILTIFAISVSVYLILSSGNKIIEKMGRVGIKVTTRMMGLILTSMAVQMIINGIKGAFNF, encoded by the coding sequence ATGGAAGCTTTGAAGTCTTTCCTGCTAATGTACGCTGGTCTTTTTGCAATAACTAACCCCATTGGGGCTGTTCCTGTTTTTATGGGTGTTGTAAGCCACTTACCCCTATATAAAAGGCATGAGGTTGCAAGAAAAGTGTCAATAACTGTTCTGGTGACTCTTGTTGTATTTGCTCTTGTCGGGCAGTGGATTTTTAGGTTCTTTGGTTCTAGCGTTGATGCTTTCGCTATAGCTGGGGGTATTCTTCTTTTTAGAATGGGAATGGAGATGCTTTCTGGAAGGTTGTCATCTGTGAAGATAGATGAAGAGGATGTCACATTAGAGGAGGTTGCTGTTATCCCTCTGGCGATTCCCTTGATATCTGGTCCTGGGGCTATAACTACCGTTATGTTGTACATGACCAAGGAGAACCCGGGGCTTGTGATCCTCACGATATTTGCAATAAGTGTGAGTGTTTATCTTATCCTTTCATCTGGAAACAAGATAATAGAAAAGATGGGCAGGGTTGGGATAAAGGTAACAACGAGGATGATGGGACTGATATTAACTTCAATGGCGGTTCAGATGATAATAAATGGAATAAAAGGGGCATTTAACTTTTGA